The proteins below are encoded in one region of Mangifera indica cultivar Alphonso chromosome 7, CATAS_Mindica_2.1, whole genome shotgun sequence:
- the LOC123220199 gene encoding pentatricopeptide repeat-containing protein At4g14190, chloroplastic, producing the protein MDNAMSLQLQSHRIPYKNNFFFKNLLRKPLTLSLPNSTKHTTLLVETYHQHQALKALIHRLNHIHSCPLKILQHDGDWSKSHFWAVIRFLQISSRSALIPQVFDLWVNVEKSRINESNYEKIIGLLCEEGLMGEAVSALEDMKHNNLRPSLEIYNSMIHGYSRSRMFEDALFFLYEMRGIGLKPKTNTYNGLIQSYGKYKMYSNIDMCLKEMKLDGCLPDQITYNLLIREFARGGLFKRMEGAYRSLRSNRMHLDSSTFDAMLEAYINFGSLKDIEKVYKSSLKSNTFLKEDLIRKLAEVYIKNLMFSRLDDLGDDLASRTGRTDLVWCLRILSHACLLSRRGMELVVQEMEDAKVPWNISIANIILLAFLKKKDFTHLKLLFFELPNHGVKPDIVTFGILFDARSFGFDVTGILVMWRRIGLLDESVDVNTDPLVLTAYGKGNFLQSLEDLYLSLDPRAREKSWTYQNLIDLLEKQNRRQLQNKYFE; encoded by the exons ATGGATAATGCGATGTCCCTGCAACTGCAGAGCCATAGAATCCCTTACAAAAAcaactttttcttcaaaaacctTCTCCGAAAACCCTTAACTTTATCTCTCCCTAATTCAACCAAACACACAACTCTTCTCGTTGAGACCTACCATCAACACCAAGCGCTTAAAGCCTTGATTCACAGGCTTAATCACATCCATTCTTGCCCTTTGAAAATACTTCAACATGACGGAGATTGGAGCAAGTCTCACTTCTGGGCTGTCATCCGCTTCCTTCAAATTTCCTCCAGGTCAGCTTTAATTCCCCAG GTGTTTGATTTGTGGGTAAATGTGGAGAAGTCACGCATTAATGAATCAAACTATGAAAAGATTATTGGGTTGTTATGTGAAGAGGGTTTGATGGGAGAAGCTGTAAGTGCACTTGAAGATATGAAGCATAATAATCTTAGACCTTCTTTAGAGATTTACAATTCCATGATTCATGGTTATTCCCGAAGCAGGATGTTCGAAGATGCTTTGTTTTTCCTTTATGAGATGAGGGGAATTGGTTTGAAACCTAAAACTAATACCTATAATGGTCTTATACAATCTtatggaaaatataaaatgtatagTAACATTGATATGTGTTTGAAGGAGATGAAATTAGATGGGTGTTTACCTGAtcaaattacatataatttgcTTATTCGAGAGTTTGCACGAGGCGGTCTGTTCAAAAGAATGGAAGGGGCATATAGAAGTCTGCGTTCGAATAGAATGCATTTAGATTCATCTACTTTTGATGCAATGCTTGAGGCTTACATTAACTTTGGGAGCTTGAAGGACATAGAGAAGGTTTATAAAAGTTCACTGAAATCAAATACTTTTTTAAAGGAGGATTTGATTAGAAAACTGGCTGAggtttatattaaaaaccttATGTTTTCAAGACTAGATGACTTGGGGGATGATCTTGCTTCAAGAACTGGTAGGACTGATCTTGTCTGGTGTTTGCGCATCCTTTCTCATGCTTGTCTTTTGAGTCGAAGAGGCATGGAGCTTGTTGTGCAGGAGATGGAAGATGCTAAAGTTCCTTGGAATATATCGATTGCAAATATTATCTTGCTtgcttttttaaaaaagaaagattttacTCACTTGAAACTCTTATTCTTTGAACTTCCAAATCATGGTGTGAAACCAGATATAGTTACCTTTGGAATTCTGTTTGATGCAAGAAGCTTTGGCTTTGATGTGACTGGGATTTTAGTAATGTGGAGAAGGATAGGGCTTCTTGACGAATCTGTAGATGTAAACACAGACCCTTTGGTTCTTACTGCATATGGGAAAGGGAACTTCCTTCAAAGTCTTGAAGATCTGTATTTGTCCCTTGATCCTAGGGCTAGAGAAAAGAGCTGGACGTATCAGAATCTAATTGATTTACTGGAGAAACAAAATAGACGTCAGCTTCAAAACAAATACTTTGAATGA